A genomic region of Enterobacteriaceae endosymbiont of Macroplea mutica contains the following coding sequences:
- the trmD gene encoding tRNA (guanosine(37)-N1)-methyltransferase TrmD, producing MTIMXWIGIISLFPKMFDAIKNYGITRQGIKKKLLQLDFCNPRDYTNNKYKIDAPIYGGGGVILKPEPLIKAIKEIKKKTKNKNIKVIYLSPQGKHINIQYIKTLLQHDFILICGRYKGIDERVIQYFIDEEISIGDYILSGGELPAMIVIDAVSRLIPGVLNNITSNQTDSFYNNGLLDCPNYTRPQKITNYSHVPDVLLSGHHKKINDWKLQNSLGYTWLKRPDLLNKKKLNHKEKYLLKIFKKKFFNIK from the coding sequence ATGACAATTATGATRTGGATAGGTATAATAAGTTTATTCCCTAAAATGTTTGATGCTATTAAAAATTATGGTATTACCAGACAAGGAATAAAAAAAAAATTATTACAATTAGATTTTTGCAATCCTAGAGATTATACAAATAATAAATATAAAATAGATGCGCCAATATATGGTGGTGGTGGTGTAATATTAAAACCTGAACCATTAATTAAAGCTATTAAAGAAATTAAAAAAAAAACAAAAAATAAAAATATAAAAGTAATTTATTTGTCTCCCCAAGGGAAACATATTAATATACAATATATAAAAACTTTATTACAACATGATTTTATTTTAATTTGTGGACGATATAAAGGTATAGATGAACGTGTAATACAATATTTTATAGATGAAGAAATTTCTATTGGTGACTATATTTTAAGTGGCGGAGAATTACCTGCAATGATTGTTATTGATGCTGTATCTAGATTAATACCAGGAGTATTAAATAATATTACATCTAATCAAACAGATTCTTTTTATAATAATGGATTATTAGATTGTCCTAATTATACACGTCCACAAAAAATCACAAATTATTCTCATGTTCCAGATGTATTGTTATCAGGTCATCATAAAAAAATAAATGATTGGAAGTTACAAAACTCTTTAGGTTATACATGGCTCAAAAGACCTGATTTATTAAATAAAAAAAAATTAAATCATAAAGAAAAATATCTTTTAAAGATCTTTAAAAAAAAATTTTTTAATATTAAGTAA
- the recD gene encoding exodeoxyribonuclease V subunit alpha, whose product MHRLLKLLSQSKLFQEIDLQFANILISHTQPELMFAVSYLSKFVRDGNICLPISQLNLKKIFYDNKTLLNKIHKFFSSNINWEKKLLSYSYIVSNGKEMQITPFIIEHKCFYMYRMWKLENTIVNHFLNNKYYVQYITQIKNHLNDLFYDVNNISQKIAIITALMHRISIITGSPGTGKTTIIAKIILAFIKIKKNVIIHIIAFTGKAANRITESLNVFFSLLPLSVVTQEEAKQIPHNATTIHNFFKINVYKKTTIFNQQNQLNTQLLIVDEASMIDLHLMAMILDSLPKNSSLVLLGDEYQLPPINTGYLLQDICYFKKFNITKAYKNFLTTMLMTMKINKNNTTCYIRNCIHTLTKNYRYKHSSGIHKLALSIKKKRIKDIQSVFSTHKYYDVQYININSIKIYNNMIQNHIIYFKQYFYYIKHYNDIKNIDNYFHNLKNYQILCAIKNGLFGTNIMNNKLDNIFSEQKYSFHYMESIWYPGKPIIITKNNHLLNLFNGDIGITIWNQKKKKLQIIFQLPHHQYKFINIDELPEHDMSYAITIHKAQGSEFNHVALILPNKFTSILNRELIYTAVTRAKKKIYIFSPYNIFFQTIQQKIKRYSNFKKKLLLHNIIN is encoded by the coding sequence ATGCATCGTTTATTAAAACTATTATCTCAAAGTAAACTATTTCAAGAAATCGATTTACAATTTGCAAATATTTTAATAAGTCATACACAACCAGAATTAATGTTTGCTGTGTCATATTTAAGTAAATTTGTACGAGATGGTAATATATGTTTACCAATATCACAATTAAATCTAAAAAAAATTTTTTATGATAATAAAACTCTATTAAATAAAATTCATAAATTTTTTTCTAGTAATATTAATTGGGAAAAAAAATTATTATCATATTCATATATCGTAAGTAATGGTAAAGAAATGCAAATTACACCCTTTATAATAGAACATAAATGTTTTTATATGTATAGAATGTGGAAATTAGAAAATACTATTGTTAATCATTTTCTAAATAATAAATATTATGTACAATACATTACACAAATAAAAAATCATCTAAATGATCTATTTTATGATGTTAATAATATATCTCAAAAAATAGCTATTATAACAGCTTTGATGCATAGAATCAGTATTATTACAGGTTCTCCAGGAACAGGTAAAACCACTATTATAGCAAAAATTATTTTGGCTTTTATAAAAATTAAAAAAAATGTAATAATACATATTATTGCTTTTACAGGTAAAGCTGCTAATAGAATAACAGAATCATTAAATGTATTTTTTAGTTTATTACCTCTTTCAGTAGTAACACAAGAAGAAGCTAAACAAATACCACATAATGCTACAACTATACATAATTTTTTTAAAATTAATGTATACAAAAAAACTACCATATTTAATCAACAAAATCAATTAAATACACAATTATTAATTGTTGATGAAGCATCTATGATTGATTTGCATCTAATGGCTATGATTTTAGATAGTTTACCTAAAAATAGTTCTTTAGTTTTATTAGGTGATGAATATCAGTTACCTCCAATAAATACTGGTTATTTATTACAGGACATATGTTATTTTAAAAAATTTAACATTACCAAAGCTTATAAAAATTTTTTAACAACGATGTTAATGACTATGAAGATTAATAAAAATAATACAACATGTTATATTCGTAATTGTATTCATACATTAACAAAAAATTATCGTTATAAACATTCCTCAGGTATACACAAATTAGCTCTATCTATTAAAAAAAAACGCATAAAAGATATACAAAGTGTATTTTCAACCCATAAATATTATGACGTACAATATATTAATATTAATAGTATTAAAATATATAATAATATGATTCAAAATCATATTATATATTTTAAACAATATTTTTATTATATTAAACATTATAATGACATAAAAAATATTGATAATTATTTTCATAATTTAAAAAATTATCAAATTTTATGTGCTATTAAAAATGGTTTATTTGGAACGAATATAATGAATAATAAACTAGATAATATATTTTCTGAACAAAAATATAGTTTTCATTATATGGAATCAATTTGGTACCCAGGTAAACCCATCATTATTACTAAAAATAATCATTTATTAAATTTATTTAATGGTGATATAGGTATAACCATATGGAATCAGAAAAAAAAAAAACTTCAAATAATTTTTCAATTACCTCATCATCAATACAAATTTATTAATATTGATGAATTACCTGAACATGACATGTCTTATGCGATTACCATACATAAAGCACAAGGATCAGAATTTAATCATGTTGCATTAATTTTACCAAATAAATTTACTTCTATATTAAATAGAGAATTAATTTATACTGCTGTAACCAGAGCTAAAAAAAAAATATATATTTTTAGTCCATATAACATATTTTTTCAAACAATACAACAAAAGATAAAACGTTATTCTAATTTTAAGAAAAAACTTTTACTACATAATATTATAAACTAA
- the recB gene encoding exodeoxyribonuclease V subunit beta yields MKLPILLTQEFNPYKMHLQGQYLIEASAGTGKTFTIVIVYLRLILGLYKPKLYSTPLTVQNILVVTFTEMAACDLYKRIVNSIQILLRACINGSSKYQMINILLSEIKDLMQAKKILLQAIKNIHKASIYTIHSFCQRILNLKSYDITHNVITIMNNELELYWIHQAITQFWHEHIQSLPMQIVKIFFKKFKTPKYLLQSILPFFYHYKHLNIKSNTYNIHFTKQFKHNINYINIMKKSWQLYYKNILHIIHDSDINKYLYNKRSLIKWITEINVWAITNTLDNSYPIKLKKFSQKNLILHSIKCPPKHILFTKIDIFLNKIVSLKHLILSQVVEYINNFIKIKKIKTRQISFDDLLNILLNRLNSTLGISIAQDIQKKYPVVLLDEFQDTSIEQYNIFQKIYLNNIHNSLLIYIGDPKQSIYAFRNADVFTYLQAKQKIQYCYTLQYNWRSSSTMTNSINNLFMNRSNPFLLKNIYFRPLKYIQEKYNYNLIIHNKIQPGITFWFDMHEDNNMCFKQKIAYICAKNIYETLLHDNYIIVNKKKKKINITDIVIIVRNKYEAYIIQKELIKFNILSIYLSEQNNIFQNLEAKELVLLLRAIAEPYNIKYVMCILNHSLFTTSLQNFDVDKKNNFLLKIMRQFSIYKGIWQQKGILYMLKYFFLKKNIFKKIDIICLYNTKQIKNILYIGEHIQTIFRQTTNINILIQWITKQIIYPNFKNILCLPKQYDENNHIRIMTIHQSKGLQFNIVWLPFIVCNFIDVINSEVIIYHDPITYEKNIDFHKKRESIQYALQESLSENLRLLYVSITRSIFTCNIGLANIQFHQHNKYYKYIKYFNALQYLLKNKNYDTNILYKNIKQFSTNDINLIILNCNMFTVNKIVTPHVLIYQYDFLEHNNNIPNKFNILEIMNFTKIKQIQYENKIYIKPIETFYFLQEQKKYTKKTQHNFLVGKNIGIFIHKILEKVITKYNNINDIIKKELLKNNIHISWNKMLINWINNIINKPLGTQQIILKQLAIEEYKQVEFEFYCTIKNNIHYIEFNNIIKKYDMISSNLSTIYFPEFKGFLNGMIDLVCIWNNKYYIIDYKTTWLGYNINYYNYKNIKNDICRNRYDVQYQLYTLALHKYLKNNMYHYNYNKHFGAVIYLYIRGINDNMKNKNGIWLHKPSIELIQKLDLLFK; encoded by the coding sequence ATGAAATTACCGATATTATTAACTCAAGAATTTAATCCATATAAGATGCATTTACAAGGGCAATATTTAATCGAAGCATCTGCTGGTACAGGAAAAACATTTACAATTGTTATTGTGTATTTACGTTTGATTTTAGGTTTATATAAACCAAAACTATATTCTACACCTTTAACTGTACAAAATATTTTAGTTGTAACTTTTACTGAAATGGCTGCTTGTGATTTATATAAAAGAATCGTTAATAGTATACAAATTTTATTACGTGCTTGTATTAATGGGTCAAGTAAGTATCAGATGATTAATATACTTTTATCAGAAATTAAAGATTTGATGCAAGCCAAAAAAATTTTATTGCAAGCGATCAAAAATATACATAAAGCATCTATTTATACAATTCATTCATTTTGTCAAAGAATTTTAAATTTGAAAAGTTATGATATTACACATAATGTAATTACTATTATGAATAATGAATTAGAATTATATTGGATTCATCAAGCTATTACACAATTTTGGCATGAACATATTCAATCTTTACCCATGCAAATTGTAAAAATATTTTTTAAAAAATTTAAAACACCAAAATACTTATTACAATCTATATTGCCATTTTTTTATCATTATAAACATTTAAATATTAAATCTAACACATATAATATTCATTTTACTAAACAATTTAAACATAATATTAATTATATTAATATTATGAAAAAATCATGGCAATTATATTATAAAAATATTTTACATATTATACATGATAGTGATATAAATAAATATTTATATAATAAACGTTCATTAATTAAATGGATTACAGAAATTAATGTATGGGCTATTACAAATACATTAGATAATAGTTATCCTATAAAATTAAAAAAATTTTCACAAAAAAACTTAATTTTACATAGTATTAAATGCCCTCCTAAACATATTTTATTTACTAAAATAGATATTTTTTTAAACAAAATAGTCAGCTTAAAACATTTAATTTTATCTCAAGTAGTAGAATATATAAATAATTTTATTAAAATAAAAAAAATAAAAACAAGACAAATTAGTTTTGATGATTTGCTAAATATTTTATTAAACCGTTTAAACAGTACTTTAGGTATATCAATAGCCCAAGATATTCAAAAAAAATATCCTGTTGTTTTATTAGATGAATTTCAAGATACTAGTATAGAACAATATAATATTTTTCAAAAAATTTATTTGAATAATATACATAATAGTTTATTAATTTATATTGGTGATCCCAAACAATCTATTTATGCATTTAGAAATGCTGATGTATTTACATATTTGCAAGCTAAACAAAAAATTCAATATTGTTATACACTACAATATAATTGGCGTTCGTCAAGTACTATGACCAATAGTATTAATAATTTGTTTATGAATAGATCTAATCCTTTTTTATTAAAAAACATATATTTTCGACCTCTTAAATATATACAGGAAAAATATAATTATAATTTAATAATACATAATAAGATACAACCGGGTATAACATTTTGGTTTGATATGCATGAAGATAATAATATGTGTTTCAAACAAAAAATTGCATATATATGTGCTAAAAATATTTATGAAACTTTATTGCATGATAATTATATTATTGTAAATAAAAAAAAAAAAAAAATTAATATAACTGATATTGTTATCATAGTGCGTAATAAATATGAAGCATATATTATACAAAAGGAACTAATAAAATTTAATATATTGTCTATATATTTATCTGAACAAAATAATATTTTCCAAAATTTAGAAGCTAAAGAACTAGTTTTACTTTTAAGAGCTATTGCTGAACCATATAATATAAAATATGTTATGTGTATATTAAATCATTCTTTATTTACCACATCATTGCAAAATTTTGATGTGGATAAAAAAAATAATTTTTTATTAAAAATTATGCGACAATTTTCTATATATAAAGGAATTTGGCAACAAAAAGGTATTCTATATATGTTAAAATATTTTTTTCTTAAGAAAAATATTTTTAAAAAAATAGATATTATTTGCTTATATAATACAAAACAAATTAAAAATATATTATATATAGGGGAACATATACAAACAATATTTAGACAAACTACTAATATAAACATTTTAATACAATGGATCACAAAACAAATTATATATCCAAATTTTAAAAATATATTATGTTTGCCTAAACAATATGATGAAAATAATCATATAAGAATTATGACTATCCATCAATCTAAAGGTTTACAATTTAATATTGTATGGTTACCTTTTATCGTTTGTAATTTTATTGATGTTATTAATTCCGAAGTTATTATTTATCATGATCCCATTACTTATGAAAAAAATATTGATTTTCATAAAAAACGAGAAAGTATTCAATATGCTTTACAAGAATCATTATCAGAAAATTTGAGATTATTGTATGTATCTATTACTAGGTCTATTTTTACTTGTAATATTGGTCTAGCTAACATACAGTTTCATCAACATAATAAATATTATAAATATATAAAATATTTTAATGCTTTACAGTATTTATTAAAAAATAAAAATTATGATACAAACATTTTATATAAAAATATAAAACAATTCAGTACTAATGATATCAACTTAATTATTTTAAATTGTAATATGTTTACAGTCAATAAAATTGTTACTCCTCATGTTTTAATATATCAATATGATTTTTTAGAACATAATAATAATATTCCAAATAAATTTAATATTTTAGAGATTATGAACTTTACTAAAATAAAACAAATACAATATGAAAATAAAATTTATATCAAACCTATTGAAACATTTTATTTTTTACAAGAACAAAAAAAATATACTAAAAAAACACAACATAATTTTTTAGTAGGTAAAAATATTGGTATATTTATACATAAAATTCTAGAAAAAGTTATTACAAAATATAATAATATTAATGATATTATTAAAAAAGAATTATTAAAAAATAATATTCATATTTCTTGGAATAAAATGTTAATTAATTGGATTAATAATATCATTAATAAACCATTAGGAACACAGCAAATTATATTAAAACAACTTGCAATAGAAGAATATAAACAAGTCGAATTTGAATTCTATTGTACAATAAAAAATAATATTCATTATATAGAATTTAATAATATTATTAAAAAATATGATATGATTTCTTCAAATCTATCAACAATATATTTTCCAGAATTTAAAGGATTTTTAAATGGTATGATAGATTTAGTATGTATATGGAATAATAAATATTATATTATTGATTATAAAACTACTTGGTTAGGTTACAATATTAATTACTATAATTATAAAAATATAAAAAATGATATATGTAGAAATCGTTATGACGTACAATATCAATTGTATACATTAGCTTTACACAAATATTTAAAAAACAACATGTATCACTATAATTATAATAAACATTTTGGTGCTGTTATTTATTTATATATACGAGGAATTAATGATAATATGAAAAATAAAAATGGTATTTGGTTGCATAAACCATCAATAGAACTAATCCAAAAATTAGATTTATTATTTAAGTAA
- a CDS encoding signal recognition particle protein, translating into MFKFLSKKLYKTFSKIKNYGRLTETHIKNILDEMYQNLLEADVALIVIQYFLKDIKKHIIGKKINNSFTPGQEFLKLVKERLTELLGSEQNNINFATKPPAIIMFTGLQGTGKTTSAIKLAYFLKKKYNKKVIVTSLDIYRPAALEQLKILAEKIKIDFYQIKQHTDIMQITRSVLQHAKIYLYDILIVDTAGRLHINNIMMEEIKNIYNILKPIENLFIVDSMLGQDAIISAKTFNNIIPITGIFLTKVDSDARGGAALSVKYIIKKPIKFIGNGEKINQIEIFNAETIARKILGMRKELLNIDEIQKKIDAIKKQNLIKNLNKKTTLSLHDFLIQLEQIKKFGSNNIMNIFHKLNINQQQYINNPIMNIIHVKQETIKNLKNIIHSMTKFEQNNIDILNFSRKKRISLGSGIALNKINMILKQYYQVKILTKKIKNNSKIKNMFNNMANFLNKKHKK; encoded by the coding sequence ATGTTTAAGTTTTTAAGTAAAAAATTATATAAAACATTTTCTAAAATTAAAAATTATGGACGATTAACAGAAACTCATATAAAAAATATATTAGATGAAATGTATCAAAATTTATTAGAAGCTGATGTTGCGTTAATAGTCATCCAATATTTTTTAAAAGATATTAAAAAACATATTATTGGTAAAAAAATTAATAATAGTTTTACTCCTGGACAAGAATTTTTAAAATTAGTTAAAGAAAGATTAACAGAATTATTAGGATCCGAACAAAATAATATTAATTTTGCAACAAAACCACCTGCTATTATAATGTTTACAGGATTACAAGGTACTGGGAAAACAACTAGTGCGATTAAATTAGCATACTTTTTAAAAAAAAAATATAATAAAAAAGTTATAGTAACATCATTAGATATTTATAGACCTGCAGCTTTAGAACAATTGAAAATTTTAGCAGAAAAAATTAAAATTGATTTTTATCAAATAAAACAGCATACTGATATAATGCAAATAACTAGATCGGTTTTACAACACGCTAAAATTTATTTATACGATATATTAATTGTAGATACAGCTGGAAGATTACATATTAATAACATTATGATGGAAGAGATCAAAAATATATATAATATTTTAAAACCTATAGAAAATTTATTTATTGTAGATTCTATGTTAGGTCAAGATGCCATTATAAGTGCAAAAACATTTAATAATATTATACCCATTACAGGAATTTTTTTAACTAAAGTAGATAGTGATGCAAGAGGTGGAGCTGCATTATCAGTTAAATATATAATAAAAAAACCGATTAAATTTATAGGTAATGGAGAAAAAATTAATCAAATAGAAATTTTTAATGCAGAAACAATCGCACGAAAAATATTGGGTATGCGTAAAGAACTTCTTAATATTGATGAAATACAAAAAAAAATAGATGCTATCAAAAAACAAAATTTAATAAAAAATTTAAATAAAAAAACAACATTAAGTTTACATGATTTTTTAATACAATTAGAACAAATTAAAAAATTCGGTAGTAATAATATTATGAATATTTTTCATAAACTTAATATTAATCAACAACAATATATTAATAATCCGATTATGAATATTATTCATGTTAAACAAGAAACAATCAAAAATCTTAAAAATATTATTCATTCTATGACTAAATTCGAACAAAATAATATAGATATTTTAAATTTTTCTCGTAAAAAAAGAATATCTTTAGGATCAGGTATTGCTTTAAATAAAATTAATATGATACTTAAACAATATTATCAAGTAAAAATATTAACTAAAAAAATTAAAAATAATAGTAAAATAAAAAATATGTTTAATAATATGGCTAATTTTTTAAATAAAAAACATAAAAAATAA
- the rpsP gene encoding 30S ribosomal protein S16 translates to MLKIRLSRQGVKKKPCYKIIVANSKKARDGRFIEKIGFYQPFNIQNNISINTKRIQYWISHGAILSKKVKFLLKLK, encoded by the coding sequence ATGTTAAAAATCCGTTTATCACGACAAGGTGTTAAAAAAAAACCCTGTTATAAAATTATTGTTGCAAACAGTAAAAAAGCTAGAGATGGACGTTTTATAGAAAAAATAGGTTTTTATCAACCTTTTAATATACAAAATAATATATCAATAAATACAAAAAGAATACAATATTGGATCTCGCATGGTGCTATACTTTCTAAAAAAGTAAAATTTTTATTAAAATTAAAATAA
- the rplS gene encoding 50S ribosomal protein L19, which translates to MNIINEINQQYIKNKKNIPIFRIGDTLVVHLWVLEGNKKRIQLFEGMVIAKSNKNINSSFTLRKIAHGVGVERVFPLYSNMIHTIYIKKLGLVRKAKLYFLRKLTGKAARIKERLI; encoded by the coding sequence ATGAATATTATTAATGAAATAAATCAACAGTATATTAAGAATAAAAAAAATATACCGATTTTTAGAATCGGAGATACATTAGTGGTACACTTATGGGTACTCGAAGGAAATAAAAAAAGAATTCAGTTATTTGAAGGTATGGTAATTGCAAAAAGTAATAAAAATATTAATTCTTCTTTTACATTACGTAAAATAGCTCATGGAGTTGGTGTAGAACGTGTCTTTCCTCTATATTCTAATATGATACATACCATATATATTAAAAAACTAGGTTTGGTTAGAAAAGCAAAATTATATTTTTTACGTAAATTAACTGGTAAAGCAGCACGTATTAAAGAACGTTTAATCTAA
- the rimM gene encoding ribosome maturation factor RimM (Essential for efficient processing of 16S rRNA), translated as MIILGKFGSLYGIKGWIKLFSYTENHGNIFLYKNLFILDQLNKKHYIKFYQYIYKKKFYITQINIDNNIINNLNFNLVNKNIMIQYKDIIIYKKPKEYYWYDIIKCKITNTENNNLGVVTNIITTGIHDILEVQQHNHQKKIYIPFIMQQIIKKIDLLKKIIIVHWETII; from the coding sequence ATGATAATTTTAGGTAAATTTGGCTCTCTTTATGGTATTAAAGGATGGATTAAATTATTTTCTTATACAGAAAATCATGGTAATATTTTTTTATATAAAAATCTATTTATTTTAGATCAATTAAATAAAAAACATTACATAAAATTTTATCAATATATTTATAAAAAAAAATTTTATATTACTCAAATTAATATTGATAATAATATTATAAACAATCTAAACTTTAATTTAGTTAATAAAAATATTATGATACAATATAAAGATATTATTATATATAAAAAACCAAAAGAATATTATTGGTATGATATTATAAAATGTAAAATTACTAATACAGAGAATAACAATTTAGGTGTTGTTACTAATATTATTACTACTGGTATACATGATATATTAGAAGTACAACAACATAATCATCAAAAAAAAATATATATTCCCTTTATCATGCAACAAATAATTAAAAAAATAGATTTATTAAAAAAGATTATTATAGTGCATTGGGAAACAATCATTTAA